One stretch of Chryseobacterium fluminis DNA includes these proteins:
- the rpmI gene encoding 50S ribosomal protein L35: MPKLKTKSGAKKRFALTGSGKIKRKNAYKSHILTKKETKQKRNLTTTSYVAKVDEKSVQRQLAIK; encoded by the coding sequence ATGCCAAAATTAAAAACGAAATCAGGTGCTAAAAAGCGTTTTGCTCTTACCGGTTCTGGTAAGATCAAAAGAAAAAATGCTTATAAAAGCCACATCTTAACTAAGAAAGAAACGAAGCAGAAGAGAAATCTTACGACTACTTCTTACGTAGCTAAAGTGGACGAAAAAAGTGTTCAACGTCAATTAGCCATTAAGTAG
- a CDS encoding ankyrin repeat domain-containing protein — translation MKKQLLAVSMMICGLFSAQELTVEYKRMVTYDDMTQFSSLVNKENINTCFQSEKNSYSLLGLAIKLNSKQIFQKLMDEKADLEKACDGKTPLMFAAKYGNLEFAKKLLENGAKKETKTEKGYQALDYAKKYEKADLVKLLE, via the coding sequence ATGAAAAAACAACTTCTGGCAGTATCTATGATGATATGTGGCCTGTTTTCCGCGCAGGAATTAACTGTTGAATACAAGCGGATGGTAACTTATGATGACATGACACAATTTTCATCATTGGTCAACAAGGAAAATATAAATACCTGCTTTCAAAGTGAAAAAAACTCTTACTCGCTATTGGGCTTGGCAATCAAGTTAAACAGTAAGCAGATTTTTCAAAAGTTAATGGATGAGAAAGCCGATCTGGAAAAAGCATGTGACGGAAAAACGCCTTTGATGTTTGCTGCCAAATACGGAAATTTAGAATTTGCAAAAAAATTACTGGAAAACGGAGCAAAGAAAGAAACGAAAACAGAAAAAGGATATCAGGCACTGGATTATGCTAAAAAATATGAGAAGGCTGATCTTGTCAAACTTTTAGAATAA
- a CDS encoding M28 family peptidase — translation MKKLTTLLFLSFAAAGAQAQSFIQAYQTRANLVTQTNITSSLQDFQNLGVKTTGSANNTATLNWIKNKYLSYGYSASQIVEDPFTFGNTSSKNLVITKTGTVYPNKYVIICGHFDSIVGPGVSDNGSGTSIILEAARVLKNVPTEYSIKFIHFSGEEQGLYGSSHYVNTVAYQNGVRQLDIKLVFNIDQVGGQLGNNSTVVFCDEDQGSPLSNNSASQAVTQQLATCTSLYSPLQTDIDPAYASDYMPFEAKGEVITGFYEYDRSYNEHTTNDTFANVDPVYVYNVGRAAVGALQHFAVATTSILSVDDVASQKTLESLKIYPNPVKDILHIELPHKVKNFSFEITDLLGHSLIKQEDQTQIDTSALANGAYIGVLKAEDQTVVRKILIAR, via the coding sequence GTGAAAAAACTGACTACTCTTTTATTTCTTTCATTTGCTGCAGCGGGAGCACAGGCTCAGTCATTTATTCAGGCCTATCAGACCAGGGCCAACCTTGTGACTCAGACGAACATCACTTCATCTCTGCAGGATTTTCAGAACCTGGGTGTAAAGACTACAGGATCTGCCAATAATACGGCTACTTTAAACTGGATTAAGAATAAGTATCTTTCCTATGGCTACTCGGCCAGTCAGATTGTTGAAGATCCGTTTACGTTTGGAAATACGAGTTCAAAAAATTTAGTGATCACAAAAACGGGAACGGTTTATCCTAATAAATATGTTATCATCTGTGGGCATTTCGACAGTATTGTGGGCCCGGGAGTAAGTGATAACGGAAGCGGCACTTCTATCATTCTTGAAGCAGCAAGGGTTTTAAAGAATGTCCCCACGGAATACTCGATCAAGTTTATCCATTTCTCAGGTGAAGAGCAGGGTCTGTACGGGAGCAGTCACTACGTTAACACTGTAGCTTACCAGAACGGAGTGCGCCAGCTGGATATCAAATTAGTCTTCAATATCGACCAGGTGGGCGGTCAGCTCGGAAACAACAGTACTGTGGTTTTCTGTGATGAAGATCAGGGTTCTCCTTTAAGCAATAATTCGGCATCACAGGCTGTTACCCAGCAGTTAGCGACATGTACCTCTTTATATTCTCCTCTACAGACCGATATTGACCCGGCTTATGCATCCGACTATATGCCATTTGAGGCTAAAGGTGAAGTGATTACCGGTTTTTATGAATATGACAGAAGCTATAACGAGCATACGACCAACGATACTTTCGCCAATGTAGATCCGGTGTATGTTTACAATGTAGGAAGGGCTGCAGTAGGTGCATTACAGCATTTTGCCGTTGCCACGACATCCATTTTAAGTGTGGATGATGTAGCTTCCCAAAAAACACTGGAATCCCTGAAAATTTATCCTAATCCTGTAAAGGATATTCTTCATATTGAGCTTCCTCATAAAGTTAAGAATTTCAGCTTTGAAATTACCGACCTTCTCGGGCATTCTTTAATTAAACAGGAAGACCAGACTCAGATCGATACTTCGGCTCTGGCGAACGGTGCCTATATCGGTGTTCTGAAGGCAGAAGACCAGACCGTGGTCAGAAAGATTTTAATTGCAAGATAA
- a CDS encoding RHS repeat domain-containing protein has product MLAGFYQRDNNPSAKEFFEKLDYDLNGNIERLKRSADASTGNPTTLYIDDLTYVNEGNRLKTVTDASTNYNGYPDASGNTIAYDLNGNMIDHKDKGILQIKYNYLSLPDHQTFDQTYLVRNFFGGTTETRDITTKYLYAADGTKLKKTYTYGVSKNNSEAATVTDYLDGFQYEGQGILTSIVPQILKFIPTSEGYYNFENNRYIYNYTDHLGNVRLSYMNSSAGLEVIEESNYYPFGLKHQGYNALAGNPAYQYEYNGKELQKESGMYDYGARFYMPDIGRWGVVDPLAEKMTRHSLYNYAFNNPIRFIDPDGMAPEGDYYTKFGRYLGNDGKNDGKVYVSDGIGKDKKGNAFFANAKEINITQSKLEQKASTVYGESTAFKSEMGNELKKEMYSIASVHETNDTAYGNNSEQAESFRDTDKIDRNGTKMQIAVGAVINATTGGPDYSNGASQWDGKEQGQYNIDAAHTKMNNGAKIELHMNTMGWNISDAHYSKWRSAIGPSFKAPQVKAATTGMNQGKIRLNSTAVYNQTIFWKVTK; this is encoded by the coding sequence ATGCTAGCCGGTTTTTACCAACGAGACAACAATCCTTCAGCAAAAGAATTTTTTGAAAAACTGGATTACGATCTCAACGGAAATATCGAAAGACTCAAAAGGTCTGCGGATGCTTCTACGGGAAACCCTACGACCCTGTATATTGATGACCTTACGTATGTCAACGAGGGAAACAGGTTAAAAACTGTTACGGACGCCTCCACCAATTACAACGGATATCCGGATGCGTCAGGAAATACCATTGCATATGATCTTAACGGTAATATGATCGACCATAAAGACAAAGGGATATTGCAGATCAAATATAATTATTTAAGTCTCCCGGATCACCAGACATTTGATCAGACGTACCTTGTAAGGAATTTTTTTGGTGGAACAACCGAAACCCGCGATATTACAACCAAATATTTGTATGCAGCAGACGGAACAAAACTGAAAAAAACATACACTTACGGCGTATCTAAAAATAATTCGGAAGCTGCTACCGTTACAGATTATTTAGATGGTTTTCAATATGAAGGGCAGGGTATACTGACAAGTATTGTTCCACAAATTTTAAAATTTATTCCTACTTCGGAAGGGTATTATAATTTTGAAAATAATAGGTATATTTACAACTATACAGATCACCTGGGAAATGTAAGACTAAGCTATATGAACAGCAGCGCCGGACTTGAAGTCATAGAAGAAAGCAACTATTATCCTTTTGGATTAAAGCACCAGGGATATAATGCTTTGGCCGGAAACCCTGCCTATCAATATGAGTATAATGGTAAAGAATTACAGAAAGAAAGTGGGATGTATGATTATGGAGCAAGATTCTACATGCCGGATATTGGAAGATGGGGTGTGGTGGATCCGCTGGCGGAGAAGATGACAAGGCACAGTCTTTATAATTACGCGTTCAATAACCCAATTAGATTCATAGACCCAGATGGGATGGCCCCAGAGGGTGATTATTACACAAAATTTGGTAGATACTTAGGAAATGATGGAAAAAATGATGGAAAGGTTTATGTCTCTGATGGTATTGGTAAAGATAAAAAAGGTAACGCCTTTTTTGCTAATGCTAAGGAAATTAATATAACTCAGAGTAAATTGGAGCAGAAGGCTTCTACCGTATATGGCGAAAGTACTGCATTTAAATCTGAGATGGGAAATGAATTGAAAAAAGAAATGTATTCTATCGCAAGTGTTCACGAAACAAATGATACGGCATATGGAAATAACAGTGAACAGGCAGAATCATTTAGAGATACTGATAAAATAGATAGAAATGGAACTAAAATGCAGATTGCTGTTGGTGCAGTAATTAATGCTACAACAGGAGGACCTGATTACAGTAATGGTGCTTCACAATGGGATGGGAAAGAGCAAGGACAGTATAATATTGATGCAGCTCATACTAAAATGAATAATGGTGCAAAGATAGAATTACATATGAATACGATGGGTTGGAATATTTCGGATGCTCATTATTCCAAGTGGAGAAGTGCTATAGGTCCAAGCTTTAAAGCACCACAAGTAAAAGCGGCTACAACAGGTATGAATCAGGGGAAAATTAGACTTAACTCTACAGCAGTGTATAATCAAACAATTTTTTGGAAAGTAACGAAATGA
- a CDS encoding alpha/beta fold hydrolase, with protein sequence MSTLKLKDGTEIFYKDQGEGPVLMFHHGWPLSSDDWDSQVIFFLQRGYRVVTHDRRGHGRSSQDIYNHTIEQYASDAAELVEFLNLQDVIHIGHSTGGGEVIRYVNKYANGRAKKAVLVSAVPPVMVKSESNPDGVPMEVFDNIRDQTLNNRQQFYIDLTFPFYGYNREGAEVKEGVQRNWWRQGMMGGIVAHYDGIKAFSETDFTEDLKAVDIPVLVLHGEDDQIVPIENSAIKSAKLLKNGTLITYPGFPHGMPTTHADVINKDLLEFINS encoded by the coding sequence ATGAGCACACTGAAATTAAAAGACGGAACTGAAATTTTTTATAAAGATCAAGGCGAAGGACCTGTACTGATGTTTCACCACGGATGGCCTTTATCATCTGATGACTGGGATTCGCAGGTTATCTTTTTCTTACAGCGAGGATACCGTGTGGTCACTCACGACAGAAGAGGACACGGCCGTTCCAGCCAGGATATCTATAATCACACCATCGAACAGTACGCTTCCGATGCGGCTGAGCTGGTAGAATTTCTCAACCTTCAGGATGTGATCCATATCGGTCATTCTACCGGAGGTGGCGAAGTGATCCGATATGTAAATAAATATGCCAATGGCAGAGCCAAAAAAGCAGTATTGGTAAGCGCAGTCCCTCCTGTGATGGTGAAAAGTGAAAGTAACCCGGATGGTGTCCCTATGGAAGTTTTCGACAATATCAGGGATCAGACGCTGAATAACAGACAGCAGTTCTATATAGATCTTACCTTCCCTTTCTATGGCTACAACAGAGAAGGTGCGGAAGTAAAAGAAGGCGTACAGAGAAACTGGTGGAGACAGGGAATGATGGGAGGTATCGTTGCTCATTACGATGGTATTAAAGCTTTTTCAGAAACTGATTTTACAGAGGATCTTAAAGCAGTGGATATTCCGGTTCTGGTATTGCACGGAGAAGATGATCAGATTGTTCCTATCGAAAACTCTGCTATTAAATCTGCCAAACTGCTGAAAAACGGTACACTTATTACATACCCGGGATTTCCTCACGGAATGCCTACGACCCATGCTGATGTGATTAATAAAGATCTTCTGGAGTTCATTAATTCCTAA
- a CDS encoding NTF2 fold immunity protein: MKKNLYFICAILMSCSKNRPLKPTEITGSDENIALTLAENKWSEVYGKPTINKEKPFRVQKKNDSIYIIKGSYPKDEITGVAYAEVNVKTREVIKYTHGE; encoded by the coding sequence ATGAAAAAAAATCTATATTTCATCTGCGCTATTTTAATGTCATGTTCTAAAAATAGACCACTAAAGCCTACTGAAATTACAGGTTCTGATGAAAATATTGCTTTAACTCTTGCAGAAAACAAATGGAGTGAAGTTTATGGGAAACCTACAATAAACAAAGAAAAACCATTTAGAGTACAAAAGAAAAATGATAGCATATACATTATTAAAGGCTCTTATCCAAAAGATGAAATCACTGGGGTAGCCTATGCAGAAGTGAATGTAAAGACAAGGGAAGTTATTAAATATACTCACGGAGAATAA
- a CDS encoding IS5 family transposase — protein MPLNKKKSYPLYQVLSKDTIELEIAPYIPIGKRGFKSKAPICEIINCILYKLKTGIQWYLLPVLQLFSKEVLHYKTVFGYYRQWCKAGIWRACWSGILQNNKSMIDLSSADVDGSHTPALRGGEAVGYQGRKKRKTTNALYLSDRNGLPLAMSIPVCGNHNDLFNIEKHFTEMTNFLQESGISLDGLFVNFDAGFDAENLRLRASELGIIANIAHNKRNSNTDNDHYFDHQLYKERYAIERTNAWLDSFRSVLNRFDTTITSWIGFNYLAFIVIACKKMMKKSR, from the coding sequence GTGCCGCTAAACAAAAAAAAATCCTATCCCTTGTACCAAGTACTAAGCAAAGATACAATAGAATTAGAAATTGCACCTTATATTCCAATTGGAAAAAGAGGTTTCAAATCAAAAGCACCTATTTGTGAGATTATTAACTGTATTTTATATAAACTTAAAACAGGCATTCAATGGTATCTTTTACCTGTTTTACAATTGTTCAGTAAAGAAGTTCTACATTATAAGACAGTTTTCGGCTACTACCGTCAATGGTGTAAAGCCGGAATATGGAGAGCCTGCTGGAGTGGTATTTTACAAAACAATAAATCAATGATCGATTTGTCCAGCGCAGATGTAGACGGCAGCCACACTCCGGCGTTAAGGGGAGGTGAAGCCGTTGGATATCAGGGTAGGAAAAAGCGTAAAACAACTAATGCCCTTTATTTGTCGGATCGAAATGGCTTGCCACTGGCCATGTCGATCCCTGTGTGTGGAAATCATAACGATTTGTTTAATATTGAAAAACATTTTACAGAAATGACCAATTTTTTACAGGAGTCGGGTATCTCATTGGATGGTCTTTTTGTGAATTTTGATGCCGGATTTGATGCGGAGAATCTACGTTTAAGAGCGTCAGAATTGGGGATAATAGCCAATATTGCTCATAATAAAAGAAACTCTAATACAGATAATGACCATTATTTTGATCATCAACTATACAAAGAGCGATACGCCATAGAAAGAACAAATGCCTGGCTGGATAGTTTCAGATCGGTGCTCAACAGGTTTGATACCACCATTACCAGCTGGATAGGATTTAATTATTTAGCTTTTATTGTTATTGCCTGTAAAAAGATGATGAAAAAGTCGAGATGA
- a CDS encoding DUF2975 domain-containing protein, producing MKLLGKNALLYWLKYPFGIYTVGFISVSVWIFILMAVYSVTGKTNGFISIGQWKTGYIDHERQVETVRFHYPVSRMVLATENSSEGILLAFLGLLSICFILVTVLKIIIELSKDNFFTGKAIQNFKILGLGLLMFGAVQLIVNWLIASHNLDLTSSFLFILTGLIFMFLKEIFVKGKMMQDENDLTI from the coding sequence ATGAAATTATTGGGTAAAAACGCGCTATTGTATTGGCTTAAATATCCTTTTGGAATATATACGGTAGGGTTTATATCAGTATCCGTCTGGATATTTATTTTAATGGCAGTTTATTCAGTTACCGGTAAAACAAACGGGTTTATATCAATAGGCCAATGGAAAACCGGATACATTGATCATGAAAGACAGGTAGAAACAGTGCGGTTTCACTATCCGGTTTCCAGAATGGTTTTGGCAACCGAGAATTCTTCGGAAGGTATCTTATTAGCTTTTTTGGGTCTGCTTTCAATATGTTTTATACTGGTCACCGTGTTAAAAATAATCATTGAACTCTCTAAAGATAATTTTTTTACCGGTAAAGCCATTCAGAACTTTAAAATCCTGGGATTGGGCCTGCTGATGTTTGGTGCTGTTCAATTGATAGTAAATTGGTTAATAGCATCACACAATTTGGATCTGACCTCTTCTTTTCTGTTTATACTTACCGGTTTGATCTTTATGTTTCTGAAAGAAATCTTCGTAAAAGGAAAAATGATGCAGGATGAAAATGATTTAACAATATAA
- a CDS encoding JAB-like toxin 1 domain-containing protein, whose protein sequence is MDENANLTWKAESNRDVVYASKNFDSSGNLKSENDGGVDVGEKGYIAKNSFSKEVEVLDAGKTIKMKYDYIKFGGNTEGAQQFFNYVAENTSVEFNRNIFTNNRNDKFNFVGTSYKEDKVPLVHLGATLEESEHSHPDANTFWPSGLNVYYNDSTGKFRSDQGIPTGDVITAKENPNTKFLLYAPNYSGGALRLQYNNEKVISITNQGKK, encoded by the coding sequence ATAGACGAAAATGCAAACTTAACTTGGAAAGCAGAATCAAATAGAGATGTTGTTTATGCTTCTAAGAATTTTGATAGTAGTGGTAATCTTAAATCCGAAAACGATGGAGGTGTTGATGTTGGAGAAAAAGGATATATTGCAAAAAATTCTTTCAGTAAAGAAGTAGAAGTTTTAGATGCAGGGAAAACCATAAAGATGAAATATGATTACATAAAATTTGGAGGAAATACTGAGGGTGCACAACAATTTTTTAATTATGTAGCAGAGAATACAAGTGTAGAATTTAATAGAAACATATTTACAAATAATAGAAATGATAAGTTTAATTTTGTAGGTACATCTTATAAAGAAGATAAAGTTCCCCTTGTACATTTAGGAGCTACATTAGAAGAAAGTGAACATAGTCATCCTGATGCAAATACATTTTGGCCAAGTGGACTTAATGTATATTATAATGACTCTACAGGTAAGTTTAGATCTGATCAAGGTATACCAACAGGTGACGTTATTACAGCGAAAGAAAATCCAAATACAAAATTTTTATTATATGCACCGAATTATAGTGGAGGGGCATTAAGATTACAGTATAATAATGAGAAAGTTATTTCAATAACTAATCAAGGAAAAAAATAG
- a CDS encoding helix-turn-helix domain-containing protein, which produces MPIIINIDVMLAKRKMQSQELAEKIGITQANLSILKTGKAKAVKLSTLEAICKILDCQPGDILEFKP; this is translated from the coding sequence ATGCCAATAATAATTAACATCGACGTCATGTTGGCGAAAAGGAAAATGCAGTCTCAGGAACTCGCAGAAAAAATAGGAATTACACAGGCCAACCTTTCTATCCTCAAAACAGGGAAGGCAAAAGCGGTAAAACTTTCAACGCTGGAAGCCATCTGCAAAATACTTGATTGTCAGCCTGGTGATATATTGGAATTTAAACCTTAA
- a CDS encoding zinc-dependent alcohol dehydrogenase family protein, with translation MKALVYHGDHDIRFEEVEKPTIKESKDVLVKMVKTTICGTDLGIYKGKNQYMKEGTILGHEGVGIVEEVGSAVTLFKKGDKVIISCITSCGTCGNCKKQLYAHCENGGGWILGHLINGTQAEYVRIPYADSSLYKLPDSINEEAALMISDALPTGYEIGVLYGKVKPGDSVVIVGAGPVGMASLLTAQFFSPSQLIVVDMDENRLEYAKSLGATHLINSAKENPVEVIKSITGAGVDVAIEAVGIAATLQLCTLLVNPGGNVANVGVHGAPVELEMENLWIKNINISMGLVSTSTIPQLMKSVESKKIAPEKLITHRFKFEKILDAYAVFMNAAKENAMKISIELN, from the coding sequence ATGAAAGCATTAGTTTATCACGGAGACCACGATATCCGTTTTGAAGAGGTGGAAAAACCTACCATCAAAGAAAGTAAAGATGTGCTGGTGAAAATGGTTAAAACAACCATTTGTGGAACGGATCTGGGGATTTATAAGGGTAAAAACCAGTATATGAAAGAAGGGACGATTTTAGGGCATGAAGGAGTGGGAATAGTGGAAGAAGTAGGTTCGGCGGTTACGCTTTTTAAAAAAGGAGATAAAGTTATTATTTCCTGCATTACTTCATGTGGCACTTGTGGAAATTGTAAAAAACAATTATACGCACATTGTGAAAACGGTGGCGGCTGGATTTTAGGACATCTGATTAACGGTACTCAGGCTGAGTACGTACGTATTCCTTATGCAGACAGCAGTCTATACAAGCTTCCAGATTCTATCAACGAAGAGGCTGCTCTGATGATTTCAGATGCCTTGCCTACAGGATATGAAATAGGCGTGCTCTACGGAAAGGTAAAACCCGGAGATTCCGTGGTGATTGTCGGGGCAGGTCCTGTTGGTATGGCATCCCTTCTGACAGCTCAGTTTTTTTCTCCCTCTCAATTAATTGTTGTTGATATGGATGAGAATAGATTGGAGTATGCAAAAAGTCTAGGTGCAACACATCTTATAAATTCAGCAAAGGAAAACCCTGTTGAAGTGATTAAAAGCATTACAGGTGCAGGTGTGGATGTTGCTATAGAAGCCGTAGGAATTGCTGCGACTTTACAGCTGTGTACATTGCTGGTAAATCCGGGAGGTAATGTTGCTAATGTAGGTGTACATGGTGCTCCGGTAGAGCTGGAGATGGAAAATCTCTGGATAAAAAATATCAATATATCCATGGGGCTCGTCAGTACTTCCACCATCCCTCAACTCATGAAGTCTGTCGAATCAAAAAAAATTGCACCCGAAAAACTCATTACACACCGATTCAAGTTCGAAAAAATATTGGATGCCTATGCTGTTTTTATGAATGCCGCAAAAGAAAATGCGATGAAAATTTCAATAGAATTAAACTAG
- a CDS encoding 2-isopropylmalate synthase, whose amino-acid sequence MNSEKVEIFDTTLRDGEQVPGCKLNTEQKLTIAEQLDELGVDIIEAGFPISSPGDFHSVSEISKLVKNAKVCGLTRANQKDIDTAAEALRWAKRPRIHTGIGTSDAHIKYKFNSNREDIIERAVQAVKYAKTFVEDVEFYAEDAGRTDNDYLARVCEEVIKAGATVLNIPDTTGYCLPDEYGEKIKYLKENVKGIDRAILSCHCHNDLGMATANSVSGVINGARQIECTINGLGERAGNTALEEVVMVLKQHEHLKLHTDVNTRMLNNMSALVSDLMGMPVQPNKAIVGANAFAHSSGIHQDGVIKNRETYEIINPEDVGVNASSIVLTARSGRSALAYRFKHIGFEVTKNELDFLYQEFLKIADRKKEVNDDDLSMIIENVTRKIG is encoded by the coding sequence ATGAATTCCGAAAAAGTTGAAATTTTTGATACCACACTGCGTGATGGAGAGCAGGTTCCGGGCTGTAAATTAAATACAGAGCAGAAATTAACGATTGCCGAACAACTGGATGAACTTGGAGTAGACATAATTGAGGCGGGTTTTCCAATTTCAAGTCCTGGAGATTTTCATTCCGTTTCGGAGATTTCAAAGCTGGTGAAAAATGCCAAAGTATGCGGATTGACCAGGGCCAACCAGAAAGATATTGATACCGCTGCCGAGGCCTTGAGATGGGCAAAGAGACCAAGAATACACACCGGAATAGGAACTTCCGATGCTCATATTAAATACAAATTCAATTCAAACAGGGAAGATATCATCGAACGTGCGGTCCAGGCTGTAAAATATGCCAAAACTTTCGTTGAAGACGTTGAGTTTTATGCCGAAGATGCAGGAAGAACTGATAATGATTACCTGGCAAGGGTTTGTGAAGAAGTAATCAAAGCCGGGGCTACGGTTTTAAATATTCCGGATACCACCGGCTATTGTCTGCCTGACGAGTATGGTGAAAAAATAAAATACCTGAAAGAAAATGTGAAAGGAATCGATCGCGCCATTTTATCCTGTCACTGTCATAACGATTTGGGAATGGCCACTGCCAATTCAGTTTCAGGCGTGATAAACGGAGCCCGGCAGATTGAATGTACCATCAACGGATTGGGGGAAAGAGCCGGAAACACGGCACTGGAAGAAGTAGTGATGGTGCTTAAACAACATGAACACCTGAAATTACATACGGATGTGAACACCAGAATGCTCAACAATATGAGTGCTTTGGTCTCAGATCTTATGGGAATGCCCGTGCAGCCCAATAAGGCGATCGTGGGCGCTAATGCTTTTGCGCACAGTTCGGGAATTCATCAGGACGGCGTGATTAAAAACAGGGAAACCTATGAAATCATTAATCCTGAGGATGTAGGTGTCAATGCTTCATCTATTGTCTTAACAGCCAGGAGCGGAAGGTCAGCTCTGGCTTACAGATTTAAACATATCGGTTTTGAAGTTACCAAAAACGAGCTGGATTTTCTATATCAGGAGTTTTTAAAAATCGCAGACCGCAAAAAAGAGGTTAATGATGATGATCTGAGCATGATTATTGAAAATGTAACGCGAAAAATAGGGTAG
- a CDS encoding XRE family transcriptional regulator gives MFLLKQEDRTQIDTSAPENGAYIGVLKAEDQTVVRKILIEGLYKGAEVLKIPVEAFQNFDEEQAVNVIANTFGEYAFNNSFNYGTINFHPIEKIIELHEEKISLYERMLKEKDEMMARLEKLIS, from the coding sequence ATATTCTTACTTAAACAGGAAGACCGGACTCAGATCGATACTTCTGCTCCGGAGAACGGTGCTTATATCGGTGTCCTGAAAGCAGAAGACCAGACTGTAGTCAGAAAGATTTTAATTGAAGGATTATATAAAGGTGCCGAAGTCTTGAAAATTCCTGTAGAAGCTTTTCAGAATTTTGATGAGGAGCAGGCGGTGAATGTTATTGCAAATACTTTTGGAGAATATGCGTTTAATAATTCTTTTAATTATGGCACAATTAACTTTCATCCCATTGAAAAGATCATTGAATTACATGAAGAAAAGATCTCATTATATGAGCGTATGTTGAAGGAAAAGGATGAGATGATGGCAAGGCTAGAAAAGCTAATCTCCTGA
- the infC gene encoding translation initiation factor IF-3, whose translation MINDKIRVRELRLVGDNVEPGIYPIDKARQIAAEQELDLVVISDKAEPFIARILEYKKFLYEQKKKQKELKAKQVKVVVKEIRFGPQTDDHDYEFKKKHAEKFLEEGSKLKTYVFFKGRSIIFKDQGEILLLKLAQELEHVGKVDQLPKLEGKRMIMMMSPKKPAK comes from the coding sequence TTGATCAACGATAAAATTCGTGTGAGAGAGCTTCGTTTGGTGGGCGATAACGTAGAGCCGGGAATTTATCCAATTGACAAAGCAAGACAGATTGCTGCGGAACAGGAATTGGATCTTGTAGTGATTTCCGACAAGGCTGAACCGTTTATTGCAAGAATATTAGAATATAAAAAATTCTTATATGAGCAAAAGAAAAAGCAGAAGGAATTAAAAGCTAAACAGGTAAAAGTTGTCGTTAAAGAGATCCGCTTCGGACCTCAGACAGATGATCACGATTACGAGTTTAAAAAGAAACATGCTGAAAAATTCCTTGAAGAAGGTTCAAAATTAAAAACCTACGTATTTTTTAAAGGACGTTCAATTATCTTTAAGGATCAGGGTGAGATCTTACTTTTAAAACTAGCTCAGGAACTTGAGCACGTTGGAAAGGTAGATCAGCTTCCTAAACTTGAAGGAAAGAGAATGATTATGATGATGAGTCCTAAAAAACCAGCTAAATAG
- the rplT gene encoding 50S ribosomal protein L20, with the protein MPRSVNAVASRARRKKIIKQAKGFFGRRKNVWTVAKNAVEKAMQYAYRGRKEKKRNFRSLWITRINAGAREHGMSYSQFMGALKQNNIELNRKVLADLAMNHPEAFKAVVDQVK; encoded by the coding sequence ATGCCAAGATCAGTAAATGCAGTAGCTTCCAGAGCTCGCAGAAAGAAAATTATTAAGCAAGCTAAAGGTTTTTTCGGTAGAAGAAAGAACGTTTGGACGGTAGCTAAAAACGCGGTAGAAAAAGCAATGCAATATGCTTACCGTGGCAGAAAAGAGAAGAAGAGAAACTTCAGATCTCTTTGGATCACTCGTATCAATGCGGGAGCCAGAGAGCACGGGATGTCTTACTCTCAGTTTATGGGAGCTCTTAAACAAAACAACATTGAGCTTAACAGAAAAGTTTTAGCAGATTTAGCAATGAATCACCCTGAAGCTTTCAAAGCAGTTGTAGATCAAGTAAAATAA